The following proteins are encoded in a genomic region of Leptospirales bacterium:
- a CDS encoding glutamate-1-semialdehyde 2,1-aminomutase: MQNQEFEIDESLRPESRRLFERALRVIPGGVNSPVRAFRSVGGTPVYMHSGAGCRLRDVDGNEYIDFCNSWGPLLVGHRHPGILHALQDQLDRALSFGTPCEEEALLAELAVSRLHPRVPGVERIRFTSSGTEAVMSALRLARGFTGRNKIVKFAGCYHGHVDSMLVKAGSGLATLGTPDSAGVPAAFSGETIVLPLDDEEALDSAFLSHGDDIAAIIIEPVPANNGLLLQRPEFLQRLRTLSERAGALLIFDEVISGFRIGFGGAAERYGITPDLATYGKIIGGGMPVGAFAGRADIFQLLAPDGPVYQAGTLSGNPVAMSAGLAQLRLLTPDVYDRLESLGAQLQEGFESLALPWHMSRIDSIFWLYRGNEAPRRADQIDRDAMKVYAHLFHFMLARGIYLAPSGYEVGFLSTPMAEAEIDRLLDSLREFFQRN, from the coding sequence ATGCAGAACCAGGAATTTGAAATCGACGAGTCGCTGCGGCCAGAATCGAGGCGACTGTTTGAGCGCGCCTTGCGTGTGATACCAGGCGGGGTGAACAGTCCGGTGCGCGCCTTCCGCTCGGTAGGCGGAACGCCAGTTTACATGCACAGCGGCGCCGGCTGTCGGCTGCGCGACGTTGACGGCAACGAGTACATTGATTTTTGCAACAGCTGGGGACCGCTGCTTGTGGGCCATCGTCATCCAGGGATACTGCATGCGCTGCAGGATCAGCTGGACCGCGCGCTCAGTTTTGGCACGCCCTGCGAAGAAGAAGCGCTGCTGGCCGAGCTGGCAGTCAGTCGCTTGCATCCGCGCGTTCCAGGCGTGGAGCGCATACGTTTTACCAGCTCAGGCACGGAAGCGGTGATGAGCGCGCTGCGTCTGGCGCGAGGCTTCACCGGGCGCAATAAGATTGTCAAATTTGCCGGCTGCTACCACGGCCACGTCGACAGCATGCTGGTCAAGGCCGGCTCCGGTCTGGCGACGCTCGGCACGCCGGACAGCGCCGGCGTGCCGGCCGCCTTCAGCGGCGAGACCATTGTTCTGCCGCTGGATGATGAAGAGGCTCTGGATTCCGCTTTTCTCAGTCACGGCGACGATATCGCGGCCATAATCATCGAGCCTGTTCCGGCCAACAACGGTTTGCTCTTGCAACGTCCAGAGTTCCTGCAGCGATTGCGAACGCTCAGCGAGCGCGCCGGGGCGCTTCTGATTTTCGATGAGGTGATCAGCGGCTTTCGCATTGGTTTTGGCGGCGCCGCCGAACGCTATGGTATTACTCCAGATCTGGCGACCTATGGCAAGATCATCGGCGGCGGCATGCCGGTTGGCGCCTTTGCCGGTCGCGCGGATATTTTTCAACTACTGGCGCCGGATGGACCGGTCTACCAGGCGGGGACGCTCTCTGGAAATCCCGTGGCCATGTCCGCCGGTCTGGCGCAACTGCGTCTGCTCACTCCCGACGTCTATGATCGGCTGGAGTCCCTGGGCGCACAATTGCAGGAAGGCTTTGAATCGCTGGCGCTGCCCTGGCACATGAGCCGCATCGATTCAATCTTCTGGCTATATCGCGGAAACGAGGCGCCGCGCCGCGCCGATCAAATCGATCGCGATGCAATGAAGGTCTACGCGCACCTGTTTCACTTCATGCTGGCGCGCGGAATCTACCTGGCGCCCTCAGGATACGAAGTCGGTTTTCTTTCGACTCCGATGGCTGAAGCGGAAATCGACCGCCTGCTGGACAGCCTGCGCGAATTCTTCCAGAGGAATTGA
- the hemC gene encoding hydroxymethylbilane synthase, protein MKLVLGTRGSDLALAQSRRVAALLSALPEAPEVEIRIIQTSGDRIIDRSLAAAAEMIGGDAKGLFTKELEDALLSGAIDFAVHSYKDMPSLQPPGLSIRSVPERSYCEDVIVFLASKAARGVAPFVAAGATLGSSSARRRALVQSYFPDLKLVDLRGNVPTRIKKLTHADGPDAILLARAGLERLRAVGLFERDPELQDIFQQLRIESLDPRAMPPAPAQGALAIECRSADRSTQSWLDRIHNAAALQSVELERALLARLEGGCHLPLGAHARIDGGSSVQPLQLFAFLGAEAADNRLRRSRWINRGGRHATDLATAVAAEFRETRPLLLTGKRQRIAEIQAARPGASILALPLLETAPLRENFRPLQTELSDWLSAIGGEGMLAAFSASGVEAFAEFCSTIDAASLAALPQRWAVVGAHTEAAVAQRFPKAHIVVRSPDGSGRALASELLKSGLPPSVLALSAERGREDFYQLLQDKTQMLRLRLYETRSVEAPEHFFQSLPEQLHVLFGSPSAVKAYFEAEERQAAAEGRSDWLQAYLRQHRTCNAIGPTTAAALRERGLPCYAQAAEADYAMLCDELSGALDSRPVSFED, encoded by the coding sequence TTGAAGCTGGTACTGGGTACGCGCGGCTCCGATCTGGCGCTGGCGCAATCGCGGCGCGTTGCCGCCCTGCTGAGCGCCTTGCCGGAAGCCCCGGAAGTTGAAATTCGCATCATTCAGACCAGCGGCGACCGCATCATTGACCGCTCGCTGGCCGCCGCCGCCGAAATGATCGGCGGCGATGCCAAGGGGCTGTTCACCAAAGAGCTGGAGGATGCGCTGCTGTCCGGCGCAATTGATTTTGCTGTTCACTCTTACAAAGACATGCCATCGCTGCAGCCGCCCGGATTGTCGATTCGCTCCGTGCCTGAGCGCAGCTATTGCGAGGACGTCATAGTATTTCTGGCTTCGAAGGCGGCGCGTGGTGTCGCTCCCTTTGTTGCAGCCGGGGCGACTCTGGGAAGCTCCAGTGCGCGGCGCCGCGCGCTGGTGCAGAGTTACTTCCCCGATCTGAAGCTTGTTGATCTGCGTGGAAACGTCCCGACGCGCATCAAGAAGCTGACGCACGCCGACGGACCGGACGCCATTTTGCTGGCGCGCGCCGGTCTGGAACGGCTGCGCGCTGTCGGCCTGTTTGAACGCGATCCAGAATTACAGGATATCTTTCAACAATTGCGTATTGAATCGCTTGATCCGCGCGCCATGCCGCCGGCGCCAGCGCAGGGTGCGCTGGCCATCGAATGCCGCAGCGCAGATCGATCCACACAGTCCTGGCTGGATCGCATCCACAACGCCGCCGCGCTGCAAAGCGTGGAGCTGGAGCGCGCCCTGCTGGCCAGGCTGGAGGGCGGCTGCCACCTGCCGCTTGGAGCACACGCGCGCATCGATGGCGGGAGTTCCGTGCAGCCGCTGCAACTCTTTGCCTTTCTGGGCGCCGAGGCCGCCGACAATCGCTTGCGTCGTTCGCGCTGGATCAATCGCGGCGGCCGTCATGCGACGGACCTGGCGACTGCGGTCGCTGCCGAATTTCGCGAGACGCGGCCGCTGCTGCTTACAGGGAAGCGTCAGCGCATCGCCGAGATTCAAGCGGCGAGGCCCGGCGCTTCGATTCTCGCTTTGCCCTTGCTGGAGACTGCGCCGCTACGCGAAAACTTTCGCCCCTTGCAAACAGAGCTGTCGGACTGGCTGAGCGCAATCGGCGGCGAAGGAATGCTGGCAGCCTTCAGCGCAAGCGGCGTCGAGGCCTTTGCTGAATTCTGTTCTACAATCGACGCAGCAAGCCTTGCCGCCCTGCCGCAACGCTGGGCGGTGGTGGGCGCGCATACCGAAGCGGCAGTCGCCCAGCGCTTTCCAAAAGCGCACATTGTTGTGCGCAGTCCCGATGGCAGCGGTCGGGCCCTGGCCAGCGAACTTCTGAAATCAGGCCTTCCGCCGTCCGTACTGGCTCTCTCCGCTGAACGCGGACGCGAGGATTTCTACCAGTTGCTGCAAGACAAGACGCAGATGCTTCGACTGCGTCTCTACGAGACGCGATCGGTTGAGGCGCCGGAGCATTTTTTCCAATCGCTTCCGGAACAGCTGCACGTCCTCTTTGGCAGTCCGTCGGCAGTGAAGGCCTACTTCGAGGCGGAGGAGAGGCAGGCCGCTGCTGAGGGGCGCAGCGATTGGCTCCAGGCCTATCTGCGACAGCATCGCACCTGCAATGCAATTGGTCCGACTACGGCGGCGGCCCTGCGGGAACGCGGACTGCCTTGCTATGCTCAGGCCGCCGAAGCCGACTACGCGATGCTCTGCGATGAGTTGTCGGGAGCGCTGGACTCCCGGCCAGTGTCTTTTGAGGATTAA
- a CDS encoding DMT family transporter, whose product MRFNLTAELMLLLCTVIWGGTFLAVKFALPYCSPWLLVALRFGVAAALFGLIFWRQLAAANLLVVRRGFALGLALCIGFGLQTLGLQYTSVSRSAYLTYALIIFTPFLSLVLLGKRPAWTTLAGILVVVAGLYLLTAPGDAPGWNRGDWLTLGCALAFSFYIVGVDRWSAPETQGALAAVQSASVGLLAAPLALLENANFEASPALLLSIFYLAVPGALIVVYLQMRYQPLSTPARASVIFAMEPVFTLLYAAALGLERPGSRELLGAVTVFCGVLLSEAAAFRRTLHSVDVRDR is encoded by the coding sequence ATGAGATTCAATCTCACAGCGGAGCTCATGCTCCTTCTTTGCACGGTCATCTGGGGCGGAACCTTCCTGGCGGTAAAATTTGCGCTGCCGTACTGCAGCCCCTGGCTCCTGGTGGCGCTCCGTTTTGGCGTCGCCGCAGCGCTCTTTGGCCTGATCTTCTGGCGACAGCTCGCTGCGGCCAATCTGCTTGTAGTGCGGCGCGGCTTTGCGCTGGGTCTGGCGCTCTGTATCGGCTTTGGGCTGCAAACCCTCGGTCTGCAGTACACAAGCGTTTCGCGCTCCGCTTACCTTACTTATGCCCTGATCATCTTCACTCCTTTTCTGTCGCTTGTGCTGCTTGGCAAACGCCCGGCCTGGACGACTTTAGCTGGCATCCTGGTTGTAGTTGCCGGCCTCTATCTGCTAACGGCGCCGGGCGATGCGCCTGGCTGGAACCGTGGCGACTGGCTGACTCTTGGCTGCGCCCTGGCCTTCAGCTTCTATATTGTTGGCGTGGATCGTTGGAGCGCGCCAGAGACGCAGGGCGCACTGGCGGCTGTCCAGAGCGCATCGGTTGGCCTGCTGGCGGCGCCGCTGGCGCTGCTGGAGAACGCGAACTTCGAAGCCTCGCCAGCGCTGCTGTTATCCATCTTCTATCTGGCCGTACCGGGCGCGCTGATTGTTGTCTACTTACAAATGCGCTACCAGCCGCTTTCGACGCCAGCCAGAGCCAGCGTCATTTTTGCAATGGAACCGGTGTTTACGCTGCTCTATGCCGCCGCCCTTGGTCTGGAGCGTCCTGGCAGTCGAGAATTACTTGGTGCGGTTACAGTATTCTGCGGCGTGCTGCTGTCCGAAGCGGCAGCCTTTCGACGCACTCTTCATTCCGTCGACGTTCGCGATCGCTGA
- a CDS encoding DUF3995 domain-containing protein: protein MPYNVVAALICSAILLLLSGIHIFWAIRGAGDFSGVVPEFEGRPTMNPGRGATLLVAAALLAAAFCAAAAAGFVAEFRSVSLWGLRAVALVFLLRAIGDFRMLGFFKKVRHTRFARNDTLFYSPLCAMISLLAIVGSLP, encoded by the coding sequence GTGCCTTACAATGTAGTTGCTGCACTGATTTGCTCGGCCATACTGTTGCTGCTGTCCGGGATTCATATCTTCTGGGCAATCCGCGGAGCAGGCGACTTTAGCGGCGTCGTCCCCGAGTTCGAGGGCCGGCCCACAATGAATCCCGGACGCGGCGCCACCCTGCTGGTCGCGGCGGCGCTGCTGGCGGCGGCGTTTTGCGCGGCCGCCGCCGCTGGCTTCGTTGCAGAGTTTCGCAGCGTCTCGCTCTGGGGCCTGCGCGCCGTAGCGCTGGTCTTCCTCTTGCGAGCAATTGGCGATTTTCGGATGCTGGGCTTCTTCAAGAAGGTGCGTCACACGCGCTTTGCGCGCAACGATACGCTTTTTTATTCGCCGCTTTGCGCAATGATCTCCTTGCTGGCAATCGTCGGGAGTCTTCCCTGA
- a CDS encoding NAD(P)H-dependent oxidoreductase gives MSGSIRTESTNGALLRAAAGMSSEFQFDVCAQEIAALPAFSPDLDGMGATPPPAVAALRARIGRADGVIVSCPEYAHGVPGAFKNALDWIVSSGEFTDKPTLVWMASPSGAQQARLALLPTLKIIGARIVHDRSIQLARPNFNENGELLSETIADAIAQDLKLLQQFLREGQSAVAAAN, from the coding sequence ATGAGCGGAAGTATCCGCACCGAATCTACAAACGGAGCGCTGTTGCGCGCCGCTGCAGGGATGAGTTCCGAGTTTCAATTCGATGTTTGCGCCCAGGAAATAGCAGCGCTGCCGGCATTTTCGCCAGATCTCGATGGCATGGGCGCCACTCCGCCGCCGGCAGTCGCTGCACTGCGGGCCAGAATTGGCAGGGCCGATGGCGTTATCGTCTCCTGCCCGGAATACGCCCATGGCGTTCCGGGGGCTTTCAAAAACGCCCTGGACTGGATCGTATCCTCCGGCGAATTCACCGACAAACCAACGCTGGTCTGGATGGCTTCGCCCTCCGGCGCTCAGCAAGCGCGCCTCGCCTTGCTGCCAACGCTGAAGATCATCGGCGCACGCATCGTCCACGATCGCTCGATCCAGCTGGCCCGCCCCAACTTCAACGAAAACGGGGAGCTGCTATCCGAGACCATCGCCGATGCAATTGCCCAGGACTTGAAACTGCTGCAGCAGTTCTTGCGCGAGGGCCAGTCTGCCGTCGCTGCGGCCAACTAG
- a CDS encoding CPBP family intramembrane metalloprotease — MPINRSLRNLCIVAVASAGGGWLALALFHLADGNGPVANSPAALLWLAAPAGAGLLLRAFGGDGWKDAGFQLRLRATWPAYVLALFSYPIIFGALLLGGIALGLLDPVVFSERGLWLFLQSCAAMFLAVSFKNLFEEFAWRGYFTPRLQAAGAPTWLNHLLTALIWMSWHLPYYYEILDRDQMRAVLNTIHLSLPAFLFNGMLVLIPTAAFFGELRLWTGSVWPVFVLHNMVNALSLPLYLDGYLRLLQPMAFLASPTNESALCGAIFAVLAWLIYRRRKARSPTEEAELQA, encoded by the coding sequence ATGCCAATCAATCGAAGCCTTCGCAACCTTTGCATTGTTGCCGTCGCCTCCGCCGGCGGAGGCTGGCTGGCGCTGGCGCTGTTTCACCTGGCCGACGGAAATGGCCCTGTGGCCAATAGCCCGGCGGCGCTGCTCTGGCTGGCTGCCCCGGCCGGCGCCGGGCTCTTGCTGCGCGCTTTTGGCGGCGATGGCTGGAAGGACGCCGGTTTTCAGCTGCGGCTGCGAGCAACATGGCCGGCCTACGTGCTGGCGCTCTTCAGCTATCCCATCATCTTCGGCGCGCTGCTGCTGGGCGGAATCGCGTTGGGGCTCCTGGACCCCGTCGTCTTCAGCGAGCGCGGGCTTTGGCTTTTCTTGCAAAGCTGTGCTGCGATGTTTCTTGCAGTCAGCTTCAAGAACCTCTTTGAAGAATTTGCCTGGCGCGGCTACTTTACTCCGCGCTTGCAAGCAGCCGGTGCGCCGACCTGGCTGAACCACTTGCTCACTGCTTTGATCTGGATGAGCTGGCATCTGCCCTATTACTACGAGATCCTCGATCGCGATCAGATGCGGGCGGTGTTGAATACGATTCATCTCAGCCTGCCTGCCTTTCTTTTCAACGGCATGTTGGTGCTGATCCCGACTGCGGCGTTTTTTGGCGAACTGCGCCTCTGGACCGGATCCGTCTGGCCGGTCTTTGTGTTGCACAACATGGTCAACGCCTTGAGCCTGCCGCTCTATCTTGATGGCTACCTGCGCCTGTTGCAACCTATGGCGTTTCTGGCTTCGCCCACCAACGAAAGCGCACTGTGCGGCGCAATTTTTGCGGTCCTTGCCTGGCTGATCTATCGCCGGCGAAAGGCCCGGAGTCCGACAGAAGAAGCGGAACTCCAGGCCTGA
- a CDS encoding AraC family transcriptional regulator — translation MRALHSLKPAAESAPAASMPEIACLPFDAAALACLQRDRYYRILLLQSGDLEAVCNSGRAKVRAPALLCLSPYQFFEFRKLREPGGLELRFLPDFYCIEMHHNRISCSGILFNSPLAPPELRLNADEAAQFAALFDELRAEAERGGESQAAMLLSYLKIIIIRATRMKSNSAAAWSLRQPDHLIIERFRQLLEESYCLPHSESRFAAQLQMPATGFRRFLQRHFGRTLAQLRRERVMLEARRKLVLSDLRVQDVAQALGFEDPFYFSRAFKKHAGMAPEDFRRRYLNG, via the coding sequence GTGCGCGCCCTCCATTCTCTGAAGCCTGCCGCCGAATCTGCGCCAGCCGCTTCGATGCCGGAGATTGCCTGTCTGCCCTTCGACGCTGCGGCCCTTGCTTGCCTGCAGCGCGATCGCTACTATCGCATTTTACTTCTACAAAGCGGCGACCTGGAGGCGGTCTGCAACTCGGGTCGTGCAAAGGTTCGTGCGCCGGCCTTGCTTTGCCTGTCGCCGTATCAATTTTTTGAGTTTCGAAAACTTCGAGAGCCTGGCGGCCTGGAGCTGCGCTTTCTCCCCGATTTTTACTGCATTGAAATGCACCACAATCGCATTTCTTGCAGCGGTATACTCTTCAACTCGCCTCTGGCCCCTCCCGAGTTGCGACTGAACGCCGATGAGGCCGCGCAATTCGCGGCGCTCTTTGACGAGCTTCGCGCCGAAGCAGAGCGCGGCGGCGAAAGCCAGGCGGCCATGCTGCTTTCCTATCTCAAGATTATCATCATCCGGGCGACGCGCATGAAAAGCAATTCGGCGGCCGCCTGGAGTCTGCGCCAGCCGGACCACCTGATCATCGAACGATTTCGACAATTGCTGGAAGAGAGCTACTGCCTGCCGCATTCCGAGAGTCGCTTTGCCGCACAGTTGCAAATGCCGGCGACAGGCTTTCGTCGCTTTCTGCAGCGGCATTTTGGCCGCACCCTTGCTCAGTTACGGCGGGAGAGGGTGATGCTTGAGGCGCGGCGCAAACTTGTGCTCAGCGACCTGCGCGTGCAGGATGTCGCCCAGGCTCTGGGCTTTGAGGATCCCTTCTATTTCAGCAGAGCGTTCAAGAAGCATGCCGGAATGGCCCCGGAGGATTTTCGCCGCCGCTACCTGAATGGCTGA
- a CDS encoding right-handed parallel beta-helix repeat-containing protein: MAQRKRIILLAILIDIPIFVAIGFYLSRGEKSTEAVYPERFTDTAAYCVGKQTTRLRFAASQIQQLQTALNSLNECTTIELGAGTFVLNNALTINGVDGVMLKGAGKTATTLRFVGAGNVNGVDVEAASSFTIRDLTILDSPKNGLEVRLSENLVIDNVRVTWSATQGAARSNNGAYGVYPVNVVNVLLQNTESYYASDAGLYVGQCINAIVRRNRAEHNVMGLEIENTVNADVYENTVRNNTGGMLSYDLNKNTIVSRNIRMHHNTIENNNNDNFGSAGIVKSVPAGVGLILTATREVEVYANSFANNNTTDLAIVNGLVSETPDFSQWPMNNWRAHDIYIHDNVFKGGSGTSVDNGRTDEANRPLGLLTALLLSELNRQRAEAGKAALPMANVLYDGVDDGRTILTMTTYFGNHPGNENGICLRNNSGQTPSLIDMNFPALLQNSESPTDATISNAIRKGEVIYYEGTAAAAELYGGQAPAGFQCEGFVASGVAVNAPGP, translated from the coding sequence ATGGCGCAGCGCAAGCGAATCATTCTACTGGCGATCCTGATCGATATCCCAATCTTTGTAGCCATCGGCTTCTACTTGAGCCGCGGCGAAAAATCAACGGAGGCTGTTTATCCAGAACGTTTCACCGATACGGCCGCCTATTGCGTCGGCAAACAGACAACGCGACTGCGTTTCGCCGCATCTCAGATCCAGCAGCTGCAAACTGCCTTGAACTCATTGAATGAATGCACCACCATCGAACTGGGCGCTGGAACGTTTGTGCTGAACAATGCGCTCACCATCAATGGCGTCGACGGCGTAATGCTGAAGGGCGCTGGCAAGACCGCAACCACGCTGCGCTTCGTCGGCGCTGGCAATGTCAACGGCGTCGATGTGGAAGCGGCCAGTTCTTTTACAATCCGCGACCTGACGATACTCGATAGCCCCAAGAACGGACTGGAGGTGCGGCTTTCTGAGAACCTTGTGATCGACAATGTCCGCGTCACCTGGTCCGCTACACAGGGTGCGGCGCGCAGCAACAACGGCGCTTATGGCGTCTATCCGGTGAACGTGGTCAACGTCCTGCTGCAGAATACCGAAAGTTATTACGCCTCCGACGCCGGGCTTTATGTTGGTCAATGCATCAATGCAATTGTCCGACGCAATCGCGCCGAACACAATGTAATGGGCCTGGAAATAGAAAATACCGTGAACGCCGATGTCTATGAAAATACAGTTCGCAATAACACCGGCGGAATGCTGTCCTATGACTTGAACAAGAATACCATCGTCTCTCGAAACATTCGCATGCATCATAATACGATCGAGAACAACAACAACGACAATTTTGGCAGCGCCGGAATTGTAAAATCGGTTCCGGCTGGCGTCGGCCTGATCCTTACTGCTACGCGCGAGGTGGAAGTATATGCCAACAGTTTTGCAAACAACAACACCACGGACCTTGCCATTGTCAATGGACTGGTTTCCGAGACGCCGGACTTCAGTCAGTGGCCGATGAACAACTGGCGCGCACACGACATCTATATCCATGACAACGTCTTCAAAGGCGGCTCGGGAACCTCGGTCGACAATGGCCGCACGGACGAGGCCAATCGCCCGCTTGGATTGCTAACGGCGCTCTTGCTGTCCGAACTCAATCGGCAGCGAGCAGAAGCCGGCAAGGCGGCGCTGCCCATGGCCAATGTCCTTTACGATGGCGTAGATGACGGCCGCACCATTCTGACGATGACCACTTATTTTGGGAACCATCCGGGCAACGAAAACGGGATCTGTCTGCGCAACAATAGCGGACAGACTCCTTCGCTGATTGATATGAATTTTCCAGCTCTGCTGCAGAACTCTGAGTCGCCGACGGATGCAACCATCAGCAATGCAATCCGAAAAGGGGAGGTGATCTACTACGAGGGGACGGCGGCAGCGGCGGAACTCTATGGCGGCCAGGCGCCGGCCGGTTTTCAGTGCGAGGGCTTTGTTGCCAGCGGCGTTGCAGTAAATGCGCCGGGTCCCTGA
- the amrA gene encoding AmmeMemoRadiSam system protein A, with protein sequence MSAVQLSPAQKSRLLALARQAIEGALQKETSAVHKRSGIEASDIYGIFVTLRKSGQLRGCIGELGGIKGDLGAAAERTAIKAAFSDPRFPALQSEELPSLELEISLLEQPQACRFGDLDPLRFGVIVEQASRRGVLLPEIEGLNDPAEQLRIVLNKAGIAPDSEYRLFRFAAHKCEAAQ encoded by the coding sequence ATGAGCGCAGTGCAGCTGTCACCGGCGCAAAAGTCCAGGTTGCTTGCTCTTGCGCGGCAGGCAATTGAGGGAGCGCTGCAGAAAGAAACGAGCGCTGTGCATAAGCGCAGCGGCATTGAAGCTTCAGACATCTATGGTATTTTCGTCACGCTGCGCAAGAGCGGCCAGCTGCGCGGCTGCATTGGCGAACTGGGCGGAATCAAGGGAGACCTGGGCGCCGCCGCCGAGCGCACTGCAATCAAAGCCGCGTTCTCGGACCCTCGCTTTCCAGCCCTGCAAAGCGAGGAGCTGCCATCTCTGGAGCTGGAGATTTCGTTGCTGGAGCAACCACAGGCCTGTCGTTTCGGCGATCTTGATCCCTTGCGTTTTGGCGTTATCGTGGAACAGGCTTCGCGTCGCGGCGTGCTGCTGCCCGAAATTGAAGGTCTGAATGACCCGGCCGAACAACTGCGCATCGTTCTGAATAAGGCCGGCATTGCGCCAGACAGCGAGTATCGCCTGTTTCGATTTGCCGCACATAAATGCGAGGCCGCGCAATGA
- the amrS gene encoding AmmeMemoRadiSam system radical SAM enzyme: MSAGRQTEGRRPARWWSKQADGRLLCELCPRACTLRPGQQGFCVVREAGPDGMTLNSYGRSSGFCLDPIEKKPLNHFLPGTSVLSFGTVGCNLGCQFCQNWDISKVREQERLLDHAAPEQIARYAAYHGARSVACTYNDPVIFAEYAMDVAEACRQRGLASVAVSAGYISPTARAEFFDSFDAANIDLKGFSETFYRQYSLAALHPVLDTLGHIAHGGKTWLEITTLLIPGLNDSDSELQQMTAWIERNLGREIPLHFTAFHPDFKMRDFPPTPLATLRRARRIAIDQGLRFVYTGNVSDFEGDATCCPQCASTVIQRDRYRILSYRILDGACNSCGCKIPGRFENKAGDWGARRLPVLIGS, encoded by the coding sequence ATGAGCGCCGGGCGACAGACCGAAGGGCGGCGACCGGCGCGCTGGTGGTCGAAACAGGCTGACGGCCGTCTGCTTTGCGAACTCTGTCCGCGGGCCTGCACGCTGCGGCCCGGACAGCAGGGCTTCTGCGTCGTACGTGAAGCAGGCCCGGATGGCATGACGCTCAATAGCTACGGCCGCTCCAGCGGCTTCTGCCTGGATCCCATTGAGAAGAAGCCCCTCAACCATTTCCTGCCCGGCACTTCAGTACTTTCCTTTGGCACGGTGGGCTGCAATCTGGGCTGCCAGTTCTGTCAGAACTGGGATATCAGCAAGGTGCGCGAACAAGAAAGGCTGCTCGATCACGCCGCTCCTGAGCAGATCGCTCGCTACGCCGCCTACCATGGCGCCCGCAGCGTCGCCTGCACCTACAACGATCCAGTAATCTTTGCCGAGTACGCCATGGATGTGGCGGAAGCCTGTCGGCAGCGGGGCCTGGCCTCGGTTGCGGTCAGCGCTGGCTACATCAGTCCAACGGCTCGCGCCGAATTTTTTGACAGCTTTGATGCGGCCAATATTGATCTCAAAGGTTTCTCAGAAACGTTCTATCGACAGTACTCGCTTGCTGCGCTGCATCCAGTGCTGGATACCCTTGGCCATATTGCCCATGGCGGCAAGACCTGGCTGGAAATTACCACGTTGCTGATTCCCGGCCTCAATGACAGTGACAGCGAACTGCAACAGATGACGGCCTGGATCGAACGCAATCTGGGGCGAGAAATCCCGCTGCATTTCACTGCATTTCATCCAGACTTCAAAATGAGGGATTTTCCGCCGACGCCGCTGGCGACCTTGCGTCGAGCGCGCCGCATTGCAATCGATCAAGGCTTACGCTTTGTATACACAGGCAATGTTTCTGATTTCGAAGGCGATGCGACCTGCTGCCCGCAATGTGCTTCCACGGTCATTCAGCGAGACCGCTACCGAATTCTTTCTTACAGGATTCTCGACGGAGCTTGCAACAGCTGTGGGTGCAAGATCCCCGGACGATTCGAAAACAAAGCCGGCGACTGGGGCGCTCGCCGCCTGCCTGTACTCATTGGAAGCTGA
- a CDS encoding TetR/AcrR family transcriptional regulator translates to MSRTSGPATRSALIQAGLRLLEKGGLAKLSVDEIARRAGVAKGTFYVHFSDRTSYLLGIHRDFHEQLKSRILQEISALLPGRERLLRGATVYLDACLEGRAVKALLFEARSSPELRAEVERRNASFTQLAATDFSAINSLNLDAAGGEACARLFVAMCAETALAELNAGRPLPELRAALELLTPLAPALRPSQSTGGRVRNQR, encoded by the coding sequence ATGAGTCGAACCAGCGGTCCGGCAACGCGCAGCGCACTGATCCAGGCGGGGCTGCGTCTGCTGGAGAAAGGCGGGCTGGCAAAATTGAGCGTCGATGAAATTGCCCGTCGCGCCGGCGTTGCCAAGGGCACATTCTATGTGCATTTCTCGGACCGCACCAGCTACCTGCTTGGAATCCATCGCGACTTTCACGAGCAGCTGAAATCGAGAATTCTCCAGGAAATTTCCGCGCTGCTGCCGGGACGCGAACGATTGTTGCGCGGCGCCACAGTGTATCTGGATGCCTGCCTCGAAGGTCGAGCCGTCAAGGCGCTGCTCTTTGAAGCGCGCAGCTCTCCGGAGTTGCGCGCCGAGGTGGAACGACGCAACGCCAGTTTTACGCAGCTGGCGGCGACGGACTTTTCGGCCATAAATTCGCTGAATCTGGACGCCGCTGGCGGCGAGGCCTGCGCTCGTCTCTTTGTAGCGATGTGTGCTGAGACTGCGCTGGCCGAATTGAACGCCGGGCGACCATTGCCCGAATTACGCGCCGCGCTGGAATTGCTGACGCCGTTGGCGCCGGCATTGCGCCCTTCGCAATCAACCGGAGGACGAGTTCGTAATCAGCGATAG